In Parachlamydiales bacterium, one DNA window encodes the following:
- a CDS encoding restriction endonuclease subunit S, whose product MAFTTTVREVIDNDKTGLLTKHSSWERVQLIEVATILNGAPFDSAMFSITEGHPLIRIRDVLTGTTSTYFRGTYDNAYVVRQGELVVGMDGDFNSAYWGAVPALLNQRVCKITPDENFYSKAFLGHLLPGYLAAINANTSAITVKHLSSKTIGEIELPLPPRPEQTRIVEKLEELLSDLDAGVAELKAAQKKLGQYRQSLLKAAVEGALTAEWRASRKVGAGDTALETGSQLLQRILTERRARWEAKQRAKFAEQGKPQPRDWQEKYPEPVQPDTSDLPNLPDGWVWASVDQLTAEQKYGSSSKTNEDSTGVPILRMGNIQDGDLDFSNLKYLPADHDEFPGLYLQDGDLLFNRTNSPELVGKTAVYRSQLSPCSFASYLISVRFCESYIPELASTFINSAYGKHWIKSVVVQQVGQANVNGSKLAALAIPLPPFDEQKVIVSSLHAQTSEIVEQLKNVETSLKQSAAQRKNILRAAFSGQLVPQDTNDEPASVLLERIRADRDERDKQPKVRKAKQQKEIAAMVSKLMDVLAEAGDWLPAQEAFRRCGVADGAQTEQLEALYAELRALDKAGRLAVEPVTDTQGRKLHDRLKLLAA is encoded by the coding sequence ATGGCGTTCACTACGACCGTAAGAGAAGTTATCGACAACGATAAAACAGGGCTTCTCACAAAGCATTCGTCATGGGAAAGAGTTCAGCTTATCGAGGTTGCTACGATCTTGAACGGCGCCCCCTTTGATTCAGCTATGTTCAGCATCACGGAAGGGCATCCTCTAATCCGAATTCGAGATGTGCTTACCGGGACGACATCAACCTACTTCCGAGGCACTTACGACAACGCCTATGTTGTCAGGCAAGGGGAACTTGTTGTTGGCATGGACGGCGACTTCAATTCAGCCTATTGGGGAGCCGTTCCAGCTTTATTGAACCAGCGTGTTTGCAAAATCACGCCGGATGAAAACTTTTACTCCAAAGCATTCCTGGGCCACTTATTGCCCGGTTATCTTGCGGCGATCAACGCCAATACATCTGCGATCACAGTAAAACATCTTTCCTCAAAGACCATTGGCGAAATTGAACTACCGTTGCCTCCTCGTCCCGAGCAGACACGGATAGTCGAAAAACTCGAAGAATTGCTCTCCGACCTCGATGCCGGGGTGGCCGAACTCAAGGCCGCGCAGAAAAAGCTGGGGCAATACCGGCAATCGCTGTTGAAAGCCGCCGTGGAAGGTGCGCTGACTGCCGAGTGGCGTGCGTCCCGAAAAGTCGGTGCTGGCGATACGGCGCTGGAAACCGGCTCGCAGTTGCTGCAACGCATCCTCACCGAACGCCGCGCCCGCTGGGAAGCCAAGCAACGCGCCAAGTTCGCAGAGCAAGGCAAACCCCAGCCTAGAGACTGGCAGGAGAAATATCCCGAGCCGGTGCAGCCCGATACCAGCGATTTGCCAAATCTGCCGGATGGGTGGGTCTGGGCGAGCGTTGACCAACTTACTGCCGAGCAGAAATACGGGTCATCGTCAAAGACCAATGAGGACTCTACTGGTGTTCCGATTTTGCGAATGGGCAATATTCAAGATGGCGATCTAGATTTTTCAAACTTGAAGTATCTACCTGCCGATCACGATGAATTTCCTGGCCTGTATCTGCAAGATGGCGATCTGCTATTCAATCGGACAAACAGCCCTGAGTTGGTCGGCAAGACGGCGGTGTATCGCTCGCAATTGTCGCCATGCTCATTCGCCTCCTATTTGATTAGCGTGCGGTTCTGTGAGAGCTATATCCCGGAGCTTGCATCAACGTTCATCAATTCGGCGTACGGCAAACACTGGATTAAATCGGTAGTGGTTCAGCAAGTTGGGCAAGCAAATGTCAATGGGTCAAAGCTAGCTGCTCTTGCAATACCGCTTCCACCGTTCGACGAGCAGAAGGTAATAGTTTCGTCACTTCATGCCCAAACGAGCGAAATTGTGGAGCAGCTAAAAAACGTTGAAACATCCCTCAAGCAATCCGCCGCACAACGCAAAAACATTCTCAGAGCCGCTTTTTCTGGTCAGTTAGTGCCGCAAGATACCAACGACGAACCGGCCAGCGTGTTGCTGGAACGTATTCGCGCTGACCGGGATGAACGTGACAAGCAGCCGAAGGTACGCAAGGCCAAACAACAAAAGGAGATCGCCGCTATGGTGAGCAAACTGATGGACGTGCTCGCCGAGGCGGGCGATTGGCTGCCCGCCCAAGAGGCATTCCGCCGCTGTGGTGTGGCTGATGGCGCACAGACCGAGCAGCTCGAAGCGCTCTATGCCGAATTGCGGGCATTGGATAAGGCTGGCCGTTTAGCCGTAGAACCCGTCACGGATACCCAAGGCCGCAAGCTACATGACCGGCTGAAGCTGTTGGCGGCTTGA